The region AAATGCGTCAATTTTTCCGGCTGTAAGGGCTGCTGCTTCGTCGGCTCGGCTTGAGAAGTAGAAAATATTTGCGCTTGGAAGACGAGATTTTATTAATTCCGGGAAAATAGAACCTGTCAATGCTCCGATTCTTTTGCCGTCTAAGTCATCAAGATTTGCAATAAATTTATTATCGCCGGCTGAATCAGATTTCATGGCAACAATCACAAAATCGCCTTTATAGTTCGGCAGTGTGAAATTAACTTTTTCTGCGCGTTCAGGAGTGATAATTAATCCGCCTCCGCCCATGTCAAAGCGTCCTGAATCTATTCCGGCAAGGATACCGGCAAAATTCATAGTGAAAATTTCAAGGCCGTAACCTTTTTCTTTGCAAAATTTCGCGATAATCTCAATGTCATAGCCGACAGTTTTTCCATTGCTTACGTACGAAAACGGCGGGAAAATTCCGGTTTGAGCAAATTTTATAACGCCGTTCTTGGCCGGTAACTGCGAATAATCTTCATCAAGAGTCTTCTGCGATTTAGAATCTGTCAGCCATTTATCGCGCAAAATTTTTAGTGTGCCGTCATTATCGATCCTGCGCAAAAATTCATTTAACTCGTCAGCAAGTGCCTTACCTTTGGGAGTCTTTGCCGTACAAAACGCTAATTCAAAGCTGCTCAAAGGTTCGTTCAAATACGATAAATTATCATTCTCTGACGCAGCAATCATAGTATTTGCTTCAATTCTGCTATATACAAACGCGTCAATTTTATTTGCTAACAATGCAGCTATTTCATCGCTTGGACTGTCGAAATAAAAACGTTCAGAGGCCGGCAGAGTAGATTTTACTATTTCGGGAGTAATTGAACCTGTTATTACGCCGATTCGTTTTCCGTTGAAGTCAGAAATTTTTTGCGCTAATTTATTATCATCAGCTAAATTAGATTTCAGAGTCATTAAAACCGTACCGCTGTGATAAATAGGTTCTGTGAAATTTACTTGCTCTGAACGCTCAGGGGTGATAATTATTCCTCCGCCTGCAACGTCGCATTTTCCTGACATCACCGCCGGCAATATCCCGCCAAAATCCATTGTAATAACTTCAAGGCCGTAACCTTTTTCTTTGCAGAATTTGACGAGTATCTCAACTTCATAACCGACGATAATATTATCACGCAAATAAGTAAATGGCACACCGTGAGCAAATTGAGCAAATCTTATAACGCCGTTCTTAGCTGGTAATTGTGAATAATCTTCTAAAGGCTTCTGCGATTCGTCTGAGCTTCTGAACCATTTATCACGCAATTTTGAAAGAGTGCCGTTATTCTCCAGCTCTCTAATAAATTTGCTTAACTCTTCAGCAAGTGCAGCACCCTTTGAATTTTTCGCGGTACAGTAGGCCAAGTTGAAATGACTTAAACGAGTGTTCATATAGGAGAGATTATTATTTTCTGACATTAACGAAATTGCTTCCGGTTCACTGCACAAAAACGCGTCAATTTTTCCTGATACCAAAGCTGCAACCTCATCGGCCTTAGTGTTGAAGTAAAATAATTCAGCATCAGGCAGAACGGGCAATACTATTTCAGGATGAATCGAACCTGTTATGACTCCGATTCGTTTACCGTTAAAATCTTGCAGGTTAGTATAATATCCCGAATTATTTGCAGGAAGACTCGAACTAGAATCAGAAGGCTTTAACACCATCAATTTTGTAGCGCAATAATAATAAGGCACAGAAAAAATTAATGCCTCTTTGTGTTCGTCATCTATAGTAAGATTCGCGCTGAAATCTGCTTTATTTGATGTAATAGCTGCCGGGATTGCTTCATAATTCATGGTCAAAACATTTAAGCCGTAACCGTATAATTTGCAGAACTCATAAGCTAAATCGATTTCCATTCCTGCAATTTTCCCGTTAAGCACATAATTAAACGGGGGATATTCGCCTTCAGTAGCAAACGTTAGAGTCCCGTTAGTGCTTGGCAGAGACTCATAATCAACGGCGATTTTATTTCCAGACTCAGTAGTCCATTTTGCTGTGATAGAATTTAATCGGCCGTCAGCTTTGATTTCCTTCATGAAGTCATTAAATTTATCGCGC is a window of Synergistaceae bacterium DNA encoding:
- a CDS encoding transporter substrate-binding domain-containing protein; the encoded protein is MHRKILLLLLLLALLPINKIYASVNSIYELNDPKYTLGVSDKGAAFDAVKRDFPRAKLAYYDGVDGFMAVKTSKIDAYINDRITMILALQNGFEGVKILPGSVGEPIKIAVGISRKSKIPNLRKKINEFIAILNSDGTLEDMYKRWVFDSNYTMPEINTTSSPKFKLVVGTVGMIPPYSFYEGNKLTGHDIEFVKRFAAWLGADVVFKDYDFAGVVAAAVTGNIDIVAANLQISSERAEKIDFSDIIMSSDFSVMVRDDSPKKVDSHNSIKYLNGKNIGIQTGNPEWDKIIKQILPASKIFYYNTFTDLLTALKAHRIDSFPGDEANLKFIAEEDKSVMILDEDITETYGLSFAFTKTDLRDKFNDFMKEIKADGRLNSITAKWTTESGNKIAVDYESLPSTNGTLTFATEGEYPPFNYVLNGKIAGMEIDLAYEFCKLYGYGLNVLTMNYEAIPAAITSNKADFSANLTIDDEHKEALIFSVPYYYCATKLMVLKPSDSSSSLPANNSGYYTNLQDFNGKRIGVITGSIHPEIVLPVLPDAELFYFNTKADEVAALVSGKIDAFLCSEPEAISLMSENNNLSYMNTRLSHFNLAYCTAKNSKGAALAEELSKFIRELENNGTLSKLRDKWFRSSDESQKPLEDYSQLPAKNGVIRFAQFAHGVPFTYLRDNIIVGYEVEILVKFCKEKGYGLEVITMDFGGILPAVMSGKCDVAGGGIIITPERSEQVNFTEPIYHSGTVLMTLKSNLADDNKLAQKISDFNGKRIGVITGSITPEIVKSTLPASERFYFDSPSDEIAALLANKIDAFVYSRIEANTMIAASENDNLSYLNEPLSSFELAFCTAKTPKGKALADELNEFLRRIDNDGTLKILRDKWLTDSKSQKTLDEDYSQLPAKNGVIKFAQTGIFPPFSYVSNGKTVGYDIEIIAKFCKEKGYGLEIFTMNFAGILAGIDSGRFDMGGGGLIITPERAEKVNFTLPNYKGDFVIVAMKSDSAGDNKFIANLDDLDGKRIGALTGSIFPELIKSRLPSANIFYFSSRADEAAALTAGKIDAF